A single genomic interval of Natranaerovirga pectinivora harbors:
- the purD gene encoding phosphoribosylamine--glycine ligase, whose product MKVLVVGSGGREHTIVWKLSQSTRVDQIFCAPGNAGIQSLAECVDIKATDIEGLVAFAKENSIDLTIIGMDDPLMLGVVNVFEKEGLKVFGPTKEAAIIEGSKAFSKDLMKKYNIPTAGYEVFTDADEAIEYLKSSTYPVVLKADGLALGKGVLICESYEEALEGINTIMVDKKFGDAGDKLVIEEFMTGREVSVLAFCDGDHIIPMTSAQDHKRAKDNDEGLNTGGMGTFSPSPFYTDKVHEFCEKHIYQASIDAMKSEGRPFTGILFVGLMLTPEGPKVLEYNARFGDPEAQVVLPRMENDLVDVVEACIEGRLNEIELKFTDDAAVCVVLASDGYPLNYDKGFEIKGLDWFDTQENYHCFHAGTANKDGKIVTNGGRVLGVVAKGEDLKTARKNAYKAVENVSFDNKYYRSDIGKSIE is encoded by the coding sequence ATGAAAGTATTAGTCGTTGGTAGTGGTGGAAGAGAGCATACAATAGTATGGAAGTTATCTCAAAGTACTAGAGTAGATCAAATCTTCTGTGCGCCAGGTAATGCAGGCATACAATCATTAGCAGAATGCGTTGATATAAAAGCAACGGACATTGAAGGATTGGTAGCCTTTGCAAAAGAAAACAGCATAGACCTAACCATTATTGGGATGGACGATCCTTTAATGTTAGGCGTTGTAAATGTTTTCGAAAAAGAAGGGTTAAAAGTATTTGGCCCAACAAAAGAAGCGGCAATCATTGAAGGATCAAAAGCCTTTTCAAAAGACTTAATGAAAAAATACAATATTCCAACAGCAGGCTATGAAGTGTTCACAGATGCAGATGAGGCCATAGAATACTTAAAGTCTAGTACCTATCCAGTGGTATTAAAAGCAGATGGTTTGGCATTAGGTAAAGGGGTATTGATTTGTGAAAGTTATGAAGAAGCCTTAGAAGGTATCAATACCATTATGGTAGATAAAAAGTTTGGAGACGCTGGAGACAAGCTTGTTATAGAAGAATTTATGACAGGAAGAGAAGTGTCTGTACTGGCTTTTTGTGATGGGGACCATATCATTCCAATGACAAGTGCACAAGATCATAAAAGAGCAAAAGACAATGATGAAGGCTTAAACACTGGAGGAATGGGCACATTCTCACCAAGTCCATTTTACACAGATAAAGTTCATGAATTTTGTGAGAAACATATTTATCAAGCAAGTATCGATGCAATGAAAAGTGAAGGCAGACCTTTTACGGGTATTCTATTCGTTGGCCTAATGCTAACACCAGAAGGACCAAAAGTATTAGAATACAATGCAAGATTCGGTGATCCAGAAGCACAAGTAGTTCTTCCAAGAATGGAAAATGACTTAGTAGATGTGGTAGAAGCATGTATAGAAGGTAGACTAAATGAAATAGAATTAAAATTCACAGATGACGCAGCCGTATGTGTGGTACTAGCATCAGATGGTTACCCACTAAACTACGACAAAGGCTTTGAAATCAAAGGATTAGATTGGTTTGACACTCAAGAAAACTACCACTGCTTCCACGCAGGAACAGCCAATAAAGACGGAAAAATAGTAACAAACGGTGGAAGAGTATTAGGCGTAGTAGCAAAAGGGGAAGACCTAAAAACAGCAAGAAAAAATGCTTATAAAGCAGTTGAAAATGTAAGCTTTGATAATAAATATTATAGAAGTGATATTGGTAAGTCAATTGAATAG
- the purN gene encoding phosphoribosylglycinamide formyltransferase encodes MLRIGVLVSGGGTNLQAIIDRVENGQLKNVEIGLVISNKEDAYALERASKYNIPTKCLAPKTFENKEAFNQELIKTLKDASIDLVVLAGFLVVLDKEVIQTFENRIINVHPSLIPAFSGKGFYGLKVHEAALERGVQYTGATVHFVDEGTDTGPIIMQKVVKVLQEDTPSTLQKRVMEEAEWEIMPQAIQMIANNEIIIEGNRVITKGNTKEEAK; translated from the coding sequence ATGTTAAGAATTGGTGTACTTGTTTCTGGTGGTGGAACAAATCTACAAGCCATAATAGATCGAGTAGAGAATGGACAATTAAAAAATGTAGAAATAGGATTGGTTATTAGCAATAAAGAAGATGCTTATGCATTAGAGAGAGCCAGTAAGTACAATATTCCTACAAAGTGCCTAGCCCCTAAAACCTTTGAAAACAAAGAAGCATTTAATCAAGAATTAATAAAGACTTTAAAAGATGCAAGTATTGATTTAGTAGTACTTGCAGGCTTTTTAGTTGTTCTAGATAAAGAGGTTATACAAACTTTTGAAAACCGTATCATCAATGTACACCCATCTTTAATTCCTGCATTTAGCGGAAAAGGATTTTACGGATTAAAAGTACATGAAGCAGCTCTTGAACGTGGTGTTCAGTACACAGGTGCAACGGTGCATTTTGTAGATGAGGGGACAGATACAGGACCTATCATCATGCAAAAGGTGGTAAAAGTATTACAAGAAGACACACCGAGCACATTACAAAAAAGAGTAATGGAAGAAGCAGAATGGGAAATAATGCCCCAAGCCATACAAATGATCGCAAACAATGAGATTATCATAGAAGGTAATAGAGTGATTACTAAAGGTAATACAAAGGAGGAAGCTAAATGA
- the purM gene encoding phosphoribosylformylglycinamidine cyclo-ligase, with amino-acid sequence MDYKKAGVDIEAGYKAVSLMKEHIKGTMRPEVLTDIGGFSGLFSLANHKFEHPILVSGTDGVGTKLKLAFILEKHDTIGIDCVAMCVNDIACCGAEPLFFLDYIACGKNHPEAIATIVKGIAEGCKEAGAALVGGETAEMPGFYDEKEYDLAGFSVGIVDKKDLINGKDVEEGDVLLGITSSGIHSNGYSLVRKVFEMTKENLNTEYKELGCTLGEELLKPTKIYVKAIKALKDTGLKLKAISHITGGGFYENIPRMLNEGFEAVINKNSYEVPAIFKLLMEKGQIEEKAMYNTFNMGIGMAIVMTKEEAQKAKEILKNELNEEAYIIGEIKKGEAGVTIC; translated from the coding sequence ATGGATTATAAAAAAGCAGGTGTAGATATAGAAGCAGGTTATAAGGCAGTTAGCCTTATGAAAGAGCATATCAAAGGAACAATGAGACCAGAAGTATTAACAGATATAGGAGGGTTCTCAGGGTTATTCTCTTTAGCCAACCATAAATTCGAACATCCTATTTTAGTATCAGGAACAGACGGTGTTGGAACAAAGTTAAAATTAGCATTTATATTAGAAAAACATGATACAATTGGTATAGATTGTGTTGCTATGTGTGTTAATGATATTGCTTGTTGTGGTGCTGAACCATTATTCTTTTTAGATTATATCGCTTGTGGCAAAAACCATCCAGAAGCCATTGCAACCATTGTAAAAGGTATTGCAGAAGGATGTAAAGAAGCAGGCGCTGCCTTAGTAGGTGGAGAAACGGCTGAAATGCCAGGGTTTTACGATGAAAAAGAATATGACTTAGCAGGATTCTCAGTAGGTATAGTGGATAAAAAAGACCTTATTAATGGAAAAGATGTAGAAGAAGGAGATGTGCTTCTTGGTATTACATCTTCAGGCATTCATAGTAATGGCTACTCATTAGTAAGAAAAGTATTTGAAATGACTAAAGAAAATTTAAACACTGAATATAAAGAATTAGGCTGTACTTTAGGTGAAGAATTATTAAAACCTACAAAAATCTATGTAAAAGCCATAAAAGCTTTAAAAGACACAGGGTTAAAATTAAAAGCTATTAGCCATATCACAGGTGGTGGTTTCTATGAAAACATTCCAAGAATGTTAAATGAAGGCTTTGAAGCGGTTATCAATAAAAACAGTTATGAAGTACCAGCGATCTTTAAGCTTCTTATGGAAAAAGGACAAATTGAAGAAAAAGCAATGTACAATACTTTCAATATGGGTATTGGAATGGCTATTGTAATGACAAAAGAAGAAGCCCAAAAGGCAAAAGAAATACTTAAAAATGAATTAAATGAAGAGGCTTATATTATTGGAGAAATCAAAAAAGGCGAAGCGGGAGTTACAATATGTTAA
- the purF gene encoding amidophosphoribosyltransferase: MFSDKLKEECGVFGVYNNDEFDTARMTYYGIFALQHRGQESAGIAVNNQGTILYRKEMGMVSEVFDDVVLDSLKGHSAIGHVRYSTCGDSLRENAQPLVVKYTKGHMAIAHNGNLTNAEKLREELEAQGTIFQTTTDSEVIAALLSKERIKVNAIEDALKEVMKIIKGAYSLLVLTPHKLIAARDPLGIRPLCIGKKEDSFFVSSESAAFDGLGISFVRDVEPGEIVVIDHNGLRSIQTNTEKKSALCAFEFVYFARPDSVMEGLEVYEARFKAGRILAQEHPIEADVVVGVPDSGLAAAQGYSVEAGIPIVGGFMKNRYTGRTFIQPSQELRELGVNMKLNPIRSQIEGKRVVMIDDSIVRGTTSRRIVQLLKDAGALEVHVRISSPPVKYSCYYGVDTAERKHLVANYMSIQEIGDMIGADSLGYISEDGLLESVKGNFNFCTACFSGDYPVK; encoded by the coding sequence ATGTTTAGTGACAAATTAAAAGAAGAGTGCGGCGTTTTTGGTGTATATAATAACGATGAATTTGATACGGCTAGAATGACATATTACGGAATATTTGCCCTTCAACATAGAGGACAAGAAAGTGCCGGTATTGCAGTAAACAACCAAGGGACAATTCTTTATAGAAAAGAAATGGGAATGGTATCAGAAGTATTTGACGATGTGGTTCTTGACTCTTTAAAAGGTCATTCAGCCATTGGACATGTTAGATATTCAACTTGTGGAGACAGTTTAAGAGAAAATGCCCAACCATTAGTAGTAAAGTACACAAAAGGCCATATGGCAATTGCACATAATGGTAACTTAACCAATGCAGAAAAACTAAGAGAAGAATTAGAGGCACAAGGCACAATATTCCAAACCACTACAGATTCAGAAGTGATTGCAGCATTATTATCAAAAGAAAGAATAAAAGTAAATGCCATTGAGGACGCACTAAAAGAAGTAATGAAAATTATAAAAGGGGCATATTCCCTATTGGTATTAACACCACATAAATTAATCGCAGCAAGAGATCCATTAGGTATTCGTCCATTATGTATTGGTAAAAAAGAAGATTCCTTCTTTGTATCTTCTGAATCAGCTGCATTTGATGGATTAGGCATATCATTTGTCAGAGACGTAGAACCAGGAGAAATTGTAGTTATTGACCATAATGGGTTACGTTCTATTCAAACCAACACAGAGAAAAAATCAGCACTATGTGCTTTTGAATTTGTGTACTTCGCAAGACCAGATAGTGTTATGGAAGGTTTAGAAGTATACGAAGCAAGATTTAAAGCAGGAAGAATTTTAGCTCAAGAACACCCAATTGAAGCAGATGTTGTGGTAGGAGTACCAGACTCTGGACTTGCTGCAGCACAAGGATACTCAGTAGAAGCAGGCATTCCAATTGTTGGTGGCTTTATGAAAAATAGATATACAGGAAGAACTTTCATACAACCTTCTCAAGAGTTAAGAGAATTAGGTGTTAATATGAAACTTAATCCTATTAGAAGTCAGATAGAAGGTAAAAGGGTTGTAATGATTGATGACTCTATCGTTAGAGGAACAACAAGCCGTAGAATCGTACAATTGTTAAAAGACGCAGGGGCATTAGAAGTTCATGTAAGAATTTCATCACCACCGGTAAAATACTCTTGTTACTATGGTGTAGACACAGCAGAAAGAAAGCATCTTGTTGCCAACTATATGAGCATCCAAGAAATTGGAGATATGATAGGCGCAGACAGTTTAGGATATATTAGTGAAGACGGATTATTAGAATCAGTAAAGGGTAATTTTAATTTCTGTACAGCATGTTTTAGTGGAGATTATCCTGTAAAATAA
- the purC gene encoding phosphoribosylaminoimidazolesuccinocarboxamide synthase, with the protein MEKRDLLYEGKAKRVYTTDDKDIVMVSYKDDATAFNGIKKGTIHDKGKVNNEVSNKVMMYLEENAIPTHLVKQINERETLVKKVEIIPLEVIVRNKVAGSLAKKLGLEEGTILKRPILEFCYKKDELGDPFINVDHILAAELATEEEIEIIQKMARKINELLVGYFKNINIDLIDFKIEFGRTPDGQVILADEISPDTCRYWDATTGEKLDKDRFRRDMGNVEEAYLEVYNRIFA; encoded by the coding sequence ATGGAAAAAAGAGATTTATTATACGAAGGTAAGGCAAAAAGAGTCTATACAACAGATGATAAAGATATTGTAATGGTAAGCTATAAAGATGATGCAACAGCCTTTAATGGTATTAAAAAAGGAACCATTCACGATAAAGGCAAAGTCAATAACGAAGTCAGTAACAAAGTAATGATGTACTTAGAGGAAAATGCCATACCAACCCACTTAGTGAAACAAATTAATGAAAGAGAAACCCTAGTTAAGAAGGTAGAGATTATTCCTTTAGAAGTTATTGTAAGAAATAAAGTAGCAGGAAGTTTGGCAAAAAAACTTGGATTAGAAGAAGGTACCATATTAAAAAGACCTATTTTAGAATTCTGTTACAAAAAAGATGAATTAGGAGATCCATTTATAAATGTGGATCATATACTAGCTGCTGAATTAGCCACAGAAGAAGAGATTGAAATAATACAGAAAATGGCTAGAAAAATTAATGAATTGTTAGTAGGGTATTTTAAAAATATTAATATAGATTTAATCGACTTTAAAATAGAATTTGGACGTACACCAGATGGACAAGTGATTTTAGCAGATGAAATATCACCAGATACTTGTCGTTATTGGGATGCTACAACAGGAGAAAAATTAGATAAAGATAGATTTAGAAGAGATATGGGTAATGTGGAAGAAGCTTACCTTGAAGTTTACAATAGAATTTTTGCATAA
- the purE gene encoding 5-(carboxyamino)imidazole ribonucleotide mutase, whose translation MSVKVGIIMGSDSDLPVMQNAGKVLDDLGVEYELTIVSAHRTPKKLYEYSQSAKDRGLEVIIAGAGGAAHLPGMVASLTTLPVIGVPVKSSTMSGLDSLYSIVQMPPGVPVATVAINGSLNAGLLAAQIIGVYNKEVSEKLVEYKNTMEKMVLDKADKLEDLGYEKYLEER comes from the coding sequence ATGAGTGTAAAAGTAGGCATAATTATGGGTAGTGATTCAGATCTGCCAGTAATGCAAAATGCAGGAAAGGTACTAGATGATTTAGGTGTTGAATATGAATTAACCATTGTATCAGCACATCGTACCCCAAAAAAACTTTATGAGTATTCACAAAGTGCCAAAGATAGAGGACTAGAAGTGATTATTGCAGGAGCAGGCGGTGCAGCTCATTTACCAGGTATGGTTGCCTCATTAACAACGTTACCTGTTATAGGTGTCCCTGTAAAAAGCAGTACAATGAGCGGGTTAGACTCTTTATACTCAATTGTACAAATGCCTCCTGGTGTACCAGTGGCAACAGTTGCTATTAATGGCAGTTTAAATGCGGGGTTATTAGCAGCACAAATTATTGGTGTTTATAATAAGGAAGTCAGTGAAAAATTAGTAGAGTACAAAAACACTATGGAAAAAATGGTTTTAGATAAAGCAGATAAACTTGAAGACCTTGGTTATGAGAAGTATCTAGAAGAAAGATAA
- a CDS encoding 5-(carboxyamino)imidazole ribonucleotide synthase codes for MRMTRIGIIGGGQLGKMMILDAKRLGYYVVILDPNNHCPAHSIADEHIVAEFDNINAFFELASKVDVITYEFEHINVDALKSLEEKGHSVYPTSNTLSLIQNKYIQKKWLKEAGIPVPNFIAINSINDLEPEKLPFSFPVVLKTCTGGYDGKGNYVIKSPEDIENAYKTLGEGKVPLMLEEFIPFEMEISVLACNDQNRKSILFPIAENIHVNSILDETIVPARIKESMAAKALKVADDVAHQVSSCGMLCIEMFITKDGNVVVNEIAPRPHNSGHYTIEGCYTSQFEQHIRAIVGLPFGNTELIKPTVMKNIIGQINIDKDVEVEGLYEALTGGQVKIHLYEKTSVSIGRKMGHITACDTTIEGALEKVRNAHAKIKFV; via the coding sequence ATGAGAATGACTAGAATAGGTATTATCGGCGGTGGACAACTTGGTAAAATGATGATACTAGATGCAAAAAGACTAGGCTACTATGTAGTGATATTGGATCCAAACAATCATTGTCCTGCTCATAGTATAGCAGATGAACATATCGTAGCAGAATTTGATAATATAAATGCTTTCTTTGAATTAGCAAGTAAAGTAGATGTAATTACTTATGAGTTTGAACATATTAATGTGGATGCACTAAAAAGTCTTGAAGAAAAGGGGCATAGTGTTTACCCAACATCTAATACATTATCCCTTATACAAAATAAATATATACAAAAAAAATGGTTAAAAGAAGCAGGTATCCCAGTACCTAATTTTATAGCCATCAATTCAATAAATGACTTAGAACCAGAAAAATTACCTTTTTCCTTTCCAGTGGTATTAAAAACTTGTACAGGTGGTTATGATGGAAAAGGGAATTATGTTATCAAATCACCAGAGGATATAGAAAATGCCTACAAGACATTAGGAGAAGGAAAAGTACCTCTTATGTTAGAGGAGTTTATACCTTTTGAAATGGAAATATCCGTGTTAGCATGTAATGATCAAAACAGAAAAAGTATCCTATTTCCTATTGCAGAAAATATCCATGTGAACAGCATATTAGATGAAACTATTGTACCAGCTAGAATTAAAGAAAGTATGGCTGCAAAAGCATTAAAAGTTGCAGATGATGTAGCCCATCAAGTGTCTAGTTGTGGTATGCTATGTATAGAAATGTTTATTACAAAAGACGGTAATGTAGTGGTAAATGAAATTGCACCAAGACCACATAACTCGGGACATTATACCATAGAGGGATGTTATACATCCCAATTCGAACAGCATATAAGAGCAATTGTAGGATTGCCTTTTGGAAATACAGAATTAATAAAACCAACAGTAATGAAGAATATAATCGGACAGATCAATATAGATAAAGATGTAGAAGTAGAAGGCTTATACGAAGCACTAACAGGTGGGCAAGTAAAAATCCACTTATATGAAAAAACAAGTGTTAGTATAGGAAGAAAAATGGGACATATTACAGCTTGTGATACAACCATTGAAGGTGCATTAGAAAAAGTAAGAAATGCTCACGCAAAAATTAAGTTTGTATAG